A window of the Pongo abelii isolate AG06213 chromosome 10, NHGRI_mPonAbe1-v2.0_pri, whole genome shotgun sequence genome harbors these coding sequences:
- the DCN gene encoding decorin: MKATIILLLLAQVSWAGPFQQRGLFDFMLEDEASGIGPEVPDDRDFEPPLGPVCPFRCQCHLRVVQCSDLGLDKVPKDLPPDTTLLDLQNNKITEIKDGDFKNLKNLHALILVNNKISKVSPGAFTPLVKLERLYLSKNQLKELPEKMPKTLQELRAHENEITKVRKVTFNGLNQMIVIELGTNPLKSSGIENGAFQGMKKLSYIRIADTNITSIPQGLPPSLTELHLDGNKISRVDAASLKGLNNLAKLGLSFNSISTVDNGSLANTPHLRELHLDNNKLTRVPGGLAEHKYIQVVYLHNNNISVVGSSDFCPPGHNTKKASYSGVSLFSNPVQYWEIQPSTFRCVYVRSAIQLGNYK, from the exons ATGAAGGCCACTATTATCCTCCTTCTGCTTGCGCAAGTTTCCTGGGCCGGACCGTTTCAACAGAGAGGCTTATTTGACTTTATGCTAGAAGATGAGGCTTCTGGGATAGGCCCAGAAGTTCCTGATGACCGCGACTTTGAGCCCCCGCTAGGCCCAGTGTGCCCCTTCCGCTGTCAATGCCATCTTCGAGTGGTCCAGTGTTCTGATTTGG GTCTGGACAAAGTGCCAAAGGATCTTCCCCCTGACACAACTCTGCTGGACctgcaaaacaacaaaataaccgAAATCAAAGATGGAGATTTTAAGAACCTGAAGaaccttcac GCATTGATTCTTGTCAACAATAAAATTAGCAAAGTTAGCCCTGGAGCATTTACACCTTTGGTGAAGTTGGAACGACTTTATCTGTCCAAGAATCAGCTGAAGGAATTGCCAGAAAAAATGCCCAAAACTCTTCAGGAGCTGCGTGCCCATGAGAATGAGATCACCAAAGTGCGAAAAGTTACTTTCAATGGACTGAACCAGATGATTGTCATAG AACTGGGCACCAATCCGCTGAAGAGCTCAGGAATTGAAAATGGGGCTTTCCAGGGAATGAAGAAGCTCTCCTACATCCGCATTGCTGATACCAATATCACCAGCATTCCTCAAG gtcttcctccttcccttacTGAATTACATCTTGATGGCAACAAAATCAGCAGAGTTGATGCAGCTAGCCTGAAAGGACTGAATAATTTGGCTAA GTTGGGATTGAGTTTCAACAGCATCTCTACTGTTGACAATGGCTCTCTGGCCAACACGCCTCATCTGAGGGAGCTTCACTTGGACAACAACAAGCTTACCAGAGTACCTGGTGGGCTGGCAGAGCATAAGTACATCCAG GTTGTCTACCTTCATAACAACAATATCTCTGTAGTTGGATCAAGTGACTTCTGCCCACCTGGACACAACACCAAAAAGGCTTCTTATTCGGGTGTGAGTCTTTTCAGCAACCCGGTACAGTACTGGGAGATACAGCCATCCACCTTCAGATGTGTCTACGTGCGCTCTGCCATTCAACTTGGAAACTATAAGTAA